CAGGAACACGTACTTCGGGGTGCTGGTGACGGACTTGGCCACCGCGACCGAGGTCGCCCAGCGGTCGGTGCCCGCCAGCCGCTTCGGGGTGAACCCGAGTGCCCTGACCTGCGAGGCAACGGAGTCACTCAGGACCGATTTACCGCCGACGAGGTAGACGTACGCCCCTCGCTTCAGCACCCGCTTCAGCTCGCTCTTCACCGCAGAGGACAGCCCAGTCCGCTGCGTCATCAGCACCGGCCCGCCCTTCTTGCCGGCCAGCGCCGGCGCGGTGAGCGAGTACACGGAGTTGTCACGGTTGATGAGCACCGCGGCCTTGGCGTTCATCAGGCCCGGTACGTTCGGACCGCCGACGGTGTTCCAGGTCCAACGGGACGAAGCGACGTTGGTGGCGTAGGAATCGGAGCCCCAGACCCGGCCGGTGCCGTTCTTACGCAGTGGCTGCCAGCTCGGGTTGGCGCCCTGCGGGGTGCCGGGAACCGTGGTCAGCTCGCCGGTGGCCAGGTCGACGTACGCGGTGGTGTGCACGTCGTTGCTCCAGCCCGTGGTGTGCGCGTCGAAGACGATGCGCTTGCCCGTGGGCGACCAGGACGGGTTGACGTGGTAATCGGGGCCGCTCGTGCGTTGCTGGACGGCGGTGCCGTCGGCGTTCGCCGTGAAGACCTGCTGCTTGCCGTCGGCGTCCTTGCGGACGAAGGCCAGCTTGGTGCCGTCCGGCGAGTAGGCGGGCTGCTCGGCGTTGGTCAGGACGCGCTTGACCGTCTTCTTGGCCGGGTCGTAGACGTGGACGCCGTCGTTGTCGTAGCAGCCGTAGTTCTTGCGGCGCGTGAAGGCGAGCAGGCCCTGCGGGCTGACGGTCGGGTCGTTGTCGCAGACAGTGGACGGCTCCAGGGCGGCCGACAGCAGCGGGCGGGGCGCCCACGAGCCGTCGGAGGGGCCGTAGGCGAGCTGGCCGCCGGTGGAGAAGACGACGTAGCGGCCGCCCCACCAGAAAGCCAGGTCCTCATAGGAGGCGCTGGAGCGCACGCCCTGCGCCCAGGGCAGGGTGATCTGCGAGGCCCCGTTGGGCCGGATGCTGGAGATCTGGCTCCAAGCGGTGATGAGCCGACTGCCGTCCGGCGCCCAGGCGGCGTAGTCGCCCGACTGATGGGGCACCTGGGTCTTGGTTCCGGTGGCCGGGTCGACCAGCACCGGTCCGTCGGTGAGGATTCTGCCCTCGGTGCCCGGCCAGGGTCCGGCGTCATCGGCGACGGCGCCGGGCGCGACGGCCAGGGTGCCCACCGCGGCGAGCGCCGCCGCGGTCGCGAGCGCCGCGGCACGGCGGCGCGTGAACAGTCTCAAGTTGTCGACCCCCCACGGATCGGATGACATGGCATCGAATGACATGACACCGGAAGAAATGGCATCGGAAGAAATGGGCCGCGCATGGGCCGGGTCGGCGTTCGTCCCCCAGCCGACTCACAGGCACGTCACAGCGGCTGAGTCACTGTAATGCGCGCTGCGGGTCGAAGGGAACTGACTTACGAGGAAAGGAAGTTCGACGAAAGAAGGGACGATCGGCCCGGCCGGCGAAGAAGGGTGCCGCCGCCCGAAGAAGGCCGGGCGGAGGTGCGGTCACAACGCCTTGAGCGCCCCCGCCGTGGCGCGGGCCAACCCGCCCAGGTACCCCTTCGGCAGCTTCGGGCTCCGTACCACCACCGCCCGCCAGTACAGCGGGCCCGAGATCAGGTCGAGGGCCAGGTCCACGTCGATGCCCTCGCGGATCTCACCACGAGCGACGGCCGCCGCCACGATGCCGCTGGCCACGCTCTGCTGACCCTCGCGCAACGCCTTCTGCATGGCCTCCGCGATGTCGGGGTTGCGGGCCGCCTCCGCCTGGAGGTCCGGGATGATCTGGCCGGCCACCGGGTGACGCAGGGCGCGGGATGTCACCTCGTACAGGAGCCTCAGGTCCGTCTCCAGGGATCCCGTGTCGGGGGCCGGCAGGCCCTGTACCGCGACCGCCGAGACCAGGTCGAGGACCAGGTGCAGTTTGGAGCGCCACCGGCGGTACACCGCGGTCTTGCCGACGCCCGCCCGGCGCGCGATGCCCTCTATGGACATCCGGGCGTAGCCGACGGCCGCGAGTTCCTCGAAGACCGCTGCGCGAATGGCCTCGGTCACGTCCTCACGGAGCACGGCCGCACCCGCGGGCGCCCTGCGCCGCCGCTTCACCTGGGCAGTGTCGGCGTTCGTCGTCATGCGGACCAGCATAGGGGCGTGACGACGAAACGGTTGCGTTCCGACGTCAGATCGGCTTAGGCTCACGTTGCGACGATACGGTCCCGTCCCGACGTAAAGCGCAGTACTCGAAACCCCCAAGAGCAGTTCAAGACCCCTAGAACAGAGCAAGACCCCGGCAAGAAACGTGAGAAATGTCGGGATGTGGCACCAAAGGGGTCCTCGCGACGGAAGACTGCGGACCGGTTCGCGCACCCGACCCCCCGAGCGAAAGCAGCGGATGTGAGCCAGGCTCTCCACACACCGCCCCCCACGGCCACCGCGCCTGCCGAGTCCCCGGCGGAGCTCGCCGCCCGGTACGGCCTCTCGGTCAGCGGTGCCCGCCCCTCCCTGCCCGAATACGTCCGCCAGCTGTGGGAGCGCCGCCACTTCATCGCGGCCTTCGCCACCGCCAAGCTCACCGCGCAGTACAGCCAGGCGAAGCTCGGCCAGATCTGGCAGGTCATGAACCCGCTGCTGAACGCGGCGGTCTACTACTTCATCTTCGGCGTGCTGCTCGGCACCAAGCAGGGCGTGCCCGACTACATCCCGTTCCTGGTCACGGGCGTGTTCGTCTGGACGTTCACCCAAAG
The Streptomyces sp. CGMCC 4.7035 DNA segment above includes these coding regions:
- a CDS encoding TetR/AcrR family transcriptional regulator; its protein translation is MTTNADTAQVKRRRRAPAGAAVLREDVTEAIRAAVFEELAAVGYARMSIEGIARRAGVGKTAVYRRWRSKLHLVLDLVSAVAVQGLPAPDTGSLETDLRLLYEVTSRALRHPVAGQIIPDLQAEAARNPDIAEAMQKALREGQQSVASGIVAAAVARGEIREGIDVDLALDLISGPLYWRAVVVRSPKLPKGYLGGLARATAGALKAL
- a CDS encoding cell wall-binding repeat-containing protein — protein: MRLFTRRRAAALATAAALAAVGTLAVAPGAVADDAGPWPGTEGRILTDGPVLVDPATGTKTQVPHQSGDYAAWAPDGSRLITAWSQISSIRPNGASQITLPWAQGVRSSASYEDLAFWWGGRYVVFSTGGQLAYGPSDGSWAPRPLLSAALEPSTVCDNDPTVSPQGLLAFTRRKNYGCYDNDGVHVYDPAKKTVKRVLTNAEQPAYSPDGTKLAFVRKDADGKQQVFTANADGTAVQQRTSGPDYHVNPSWSPTGKRIVFDAHTTGWSNDVHTTAYVDLATGELTTVPGTPQGANPSWQPLRKNGTGRVWGSDSYATNVASSRWTWNTVGGPNVPGLMNAKAAVLINRDNSVYSLTAPALAGKKGGPVLMTQRTGLSSAVKSELKRVLKRGAYVYLVGGKSVLSDSVASQVRALGFTPKRLAGTDRWATSVAVAKSVTSTPKYVFLATGTDYHSALPAAAAAGADGTSSAGSVVLTNGKKLTSSVKAYLNSLNPKKTMIITVDASAKYALTHTSFSRWPSTYSYYPITSSTNEGTSVAIAKFWWGVPSQVALAGSGSWRDGLSAGAAMNVFAPVLWTSGSSLSAPVKSYLTKESASVQFAAGFGGTGSLAAGTLNTAGASISAGAGQYEYRPYYNGVTPTSARMSTFALRTNGGNAATVARSGPVGADPHLDSLRTVHGQ